In Chanodichthys erythropterus isolate Z2021 chromosome 9, ASM2448905v1, whole genome shotgun sequence, a genomic segment contains:
- the mbd4 gene encoding methyl-CpG-binding domain protein 4, with protein MSRSGGGGAELQGWRRESRQRQSGRSAGRVDVYFISPQGEIFRSRTQLRRHLLSQTNVELQISDFDFSASDKTQQTRGTLKEKSSCPLRAGETANEDMCGEEESETVPDTEPANPSLDEHSSASESQEHDPSETAGGVEEENKRLNLTDGVSPPRSKLFTEKRKTSPYFSRRSNALIQPKRKAFRKWTPPRSPYNLVQETLFHDPWKLLVATIFLNKTSGKMAIPTLWEFFERYPSADATRASDWRPLALLLQPLGLSTLRAKTLIRFSDEYLRKSWRYPIELHGIGKYGNDSYRIFCVEEWREVTPDDHKLNDYHAWLWRNQERLGI; from the exons ATGTCGCGATCTGGAGGCGGAGGCGCGGAGCTGCAGGGCTGGAGGAGAGAgagcagacagagacagagcgGCAGGAGCGCTGGCAGAGTCGATGTGTACTtcatcag TCCTCAGGGCGAGATCTTCAGGTCCAGGACTCAGCTGCGCAGACATCTGCTCTCACAAACTAACGTGGAGCTGCAGATCAGTGACTTTGACTTCTCAGCATCTGATAAAACTCAGCAAACGAGAGGAACGCTGAAAGAGAAATCCAGCTGTCCTCTAAGAGCTGGAGAGACGGCAAACGAAGACATGTGTGGAGAAGAGGAGAGCGAGACCGTCCCGGACACAGAACCAGCGAATCCATCTCTAGATGAACATTCATCTGCTTCAGAGAGCCAAGAACACGATCCATCAGAGACAGCCGGAGGAGTGGAGGAGGAAAACAAGCGCCTGAACCTCACGGACGGTGTGTCTCCACCCA GGTCGAAGTTATTCACAGAGAAGCGGAAAACGAGTCCGTACTTCAGCAGAAGGAGTAACG CTCTGATCCAGCCGAAACGCAAAGCCTTCAGGAAGTGGACTCCGCCGCGCTCGCCCTACAATCTAGTGCAGGAGACCCTGTTTCACGACCCCTGGAAGCTCCTGGTGGCCACCATCTTCCTCAACAAGACCAGCG gtaagatggcgatcccgacgCTGTGGGAGTTTTTCGAGCGCTACCCGAGCGCAGACGCGACCCGAGCGAGTGACTGGCGGCCTCTGGCGCTCCTGCTGCAGCCGCTGGGTCTCAGCACGCTCCGCGCAAAGACACTCATACGCTTCTCTG ACGAGTATCTGAGGAAATCCTGGCGATATCCCATCGAGCTCCACGGCATCGGCAAATACGGCAATGACTCGTACCGGATCTTCTGCGTGGAGGAGTGGAGAGAG GTGACGCCAGATGACCACAAGCTCAACGACTATCACGCCTGGCTGTGGAGAAACCAGGAGCGCTTGGGAATCTGA
- the trh gene encoding pro-thyrotropin-releasing hormone produces MRAACVIILASLAVFLSPGLQCQALPGEGDPSLDELFQRAETLLIRSILTQMEDENNDNGEQLVSPTDWMEKRQHPGKRQHPGKREDADYEDDAPALQKRQHPGKREDEESARLRRQHPGKRLSLEQMMLEEPSAQSELSKRQHPGKRYLMLLHKRQHPGRRELREAAAAGDFSDLAKRQHPGKRLCEDWDEAGCDQASILLELLDKSRAEEKRQHPGKRELEDDLTEQE; encoded by the exons ATGAGGGCGGCGTGTGTGATCATCTTGGCCTCTCTGGCGGTGTTCCTGTCACCCGGGCTCCAGTGCCAGGCTCTGCCGGGTGAGGGTGACCCGTCTCTGGACGAGCTCTTCCAGCGCGCGGAGACTCTGCTCATCCGCTCCATTCTCACACAGATGGAGGACGAGAACAACGACAACG GAGAGCAGCTCGTGTCCCCGACGGACTGGATGGAGAAGAGGCAGCACCCGGGAAAGAGACAGCATCCCGGGAAGCGCGAGGACGCGGACTACGAAGACGACGCTCCTGCTCTCCAGAAGAGACAACATCCCGGGAAGCGCGAGGACGAAGAGAGCGCGAGGCTGAGGAGGCAGCATCCCGGGAAGCGTCTGTCTCTGGAGCAGATGATGCTGGAGGAACCCAGCGCCCAGAGCGAGCTGTCCAAACGGCAGCATCCCGGGAAACGCTACCTGATGCTGCTCCACAAGCGACAGCATCCCGGCCGGCGCGAGCTGCGCGAGGCAGCGGCAGCGGGAGACTTTTCGGACCTAGCGAAGCGTCAGCATCCCGGGAAGAGACTGTGCGAGGACTGGGACGAGGCGGGCTGTGATCAAGCCAGCATCCTGCTCGAGCTTCTGGACAAAAGTCGCGCGGAGGAGAAGCGACAACATCCCGGGAAACGGGAGTTAGAGGACGATCTGACGGAGCAAGAGTAA